One Paenibacillus sp. SYP-B4298 genomic window, GTATGTTCACAGCCAGCCGGATAAATTTCTTGATGCGAAGGACGGACATTCAGGACTATCCAAGCATCACGAGAAAGTGTACACAGAGCCGCTGCTGGAATTGGACAGGGTCGGGCAGTATATGATTTCCTATTCGGCGGTGGACAATCCGACACCCAAGGGCTACAGGTATCCCGGCTCAAGCGTGTTCGCTGCCTATATGCAGCGCTCAGATGCGTATTCGAGGACATTCATTGTTCATCGCAAGCCAATTGCCCTGTTCACCATCTTGCAGGATGACAACTTTGTACTCACGTATACCGATCGCAGCTATGACCCGGACCGCTGGCTGCCGGGAGGAACCTGCTCCCAAGAGGACACCGGAATCGACTACTGCAAGACGCGAGGCATTACGGGCCATAAGTGGGCCTACATAGACCCAGACGGCAAGACGTATAACAGCAAGCTGGGCAGACCTACCAAGAAGGGACTGTACACGGTTCGGCTATCTGTCAAGGATGAATACGCAGCCTGGTCGGAGTGGTATGAGCAAGAAATCTGGCTGGATGCACCGCTGGCGAATACGCCGCCTGTACCTGGCTTTACGACAACACCCATTACGACCTACCGCGATACGGATGTCGTCATCGCATCGCAAGCCTATGATCTGGAGGATGGCGACCGGACGACGCTGGAGCACGCCTATTACATGCGAAACGTCACAGCAGACGGTTCGGAAAGTCTGCAAAGCGCCTCGCGTACCACATGGACACGGAGCTTCAGCACGATCGGCACGTTCGCGATTCGGCAAGTCGTGAAGGACTCGCAGGGGCTCTCTGCGGAGATGACCAAGCAGGTATATGTTGTGAACCGCAAGCCGCAGGCCGATATTCAGGTTCCAGAGAGCAGCGATCAGAGCAGCCCGACGAAATTCGATGTGCTGCGCCCCACCTTTGAGTGGACATTCCAGGATGCGGACAAGGCGGATAAGCAGACACAGTATCAGGTGCGAATCTACAAGTATGGCGGTGTGCTGCTGCTGGATAATGGAGAGCGCATCGGTGCCAGCGGAAAGTGGATACCGAGCGTTGATCTGCCTGAACAAGTGAAGCTGTACATTCAGGTTCGGGTGCATGACGGCATTGAATGGGGCGAGTGGAGCGAACGGAAATTTTTCTACGTGGAGACCAATCGGCCGCCGGTTGCTCATTTCGTCTGTACCCCCAATCCGGCTTATGAAGGGGATCGTGTGGAATGCGTGAACGGCTCAACCGACCCGGATGATGATGAGCTGACGTACCAGTGGACAATCACGGGACCCGGCGGGTATCGCCAAACCGATACAAGTGAGAATCTCTCGATTCCCGGCAGCGTAACGGATCAGCGAACAGGGAAGTACCAGGTCAGACTCCGTGTGACCGATGCCAAGGGGGCGCCGAACGAAACGGATGCCACGGGCACGCTCGAGGTGCTGCCGCTGGGACTGACGGCTCAGGTGTCGCATACACCGGAGTGGGAGACGTACCGGCACAATTGGAACAAGGCGAATCCGAAGGCAGAGCGGGGGGAAGATACGTTCTGGGCAGGAGAGGGATTTGTACTGACGGCTTATCCGAACCTTACAGACGCAAGCGGAGGCAGTCAGACTCGAGCCATGAAGGTGAGTGTGGAAGCGGCTGGAATCGGGAATGCAGAGCTGAAGGAACAGTCCGGCATATCTGCCATTGGAGCATGGAAGGGCTATATTGGAAGTAAGGAAGCGAAGGTGCCGCTGGAAGGGCTGCCGGATGGAGCCTATACCTTCCTGTTCAAGGTGGCCTATAGCAATGGCGTGTTCAGATCGGCTGCGGTGGAGATTCGCATCGTCGGACATTGGGGGGAGGTCATTCGCATTCATCGCAGATATTAACCGATGAGGTGACCATTTCCTGCTCTCCTGCGACCAGTTTGTTGTCTGTTCCTACTTGCTATCGCGCTCAGGGGGGCGCGATCCCGCGCGACCCCTGAGCGTGAGATAGCTTTCCTGCCCGCGTACTCGTATACTAGAGTTAGCAGATTGGTGGGGAATGCGTTATAATGGACAGGTCGGAAAATTAAGTCAGGTGGAGAGCAAGAGATGGAAAATTTGCAAGAGTTTATAACACAATACGGCTACATCGCTATCTTTTTATTATTGTCTCTTGGTATTATTGGCCTGCCGATCCCTGATGAGGTACTGATGACCTTCGTAGGGTATTTATGCTCGCGGGGGGTGCTTCTATATAGTGTGGCGGTGCTGGTGGCATTCCTGGGAGCGATGTTTGGCATGAGCTTCAGTTATTTTGTCGGCAAGAAGCTTGGAAAGCCCCTGCTCTGGAAATACGGCAAATGGTTAAAGCTGACGCCTAAGCGACTTGCCAAGGTGGAGGGCTGGTTCCAAAAATACGGCATCTGGACGGTGGTCTTCGGCTACTATGTGCCAGGAGTGAGGCATTTGACATGCTACTTGGCTGGCGTTACCGGAATCGAGACACGGAAATATCTATTGTTTGCCGGCTTTGGGGCTATCATCTGGTGCACTGTATTTATTACGGTCGGATATTATATTGGTACGATTGATTTTATGAAAGCAAGATAGGAAGCAGAAAAGCACGAAGCATATGGTTTGCGTCAGAAGGAGTGAGTCTGTTGACAGTAGTTGGGGCGATAGCTGCAATCATCGGCAGCTTGCTGCTAATCTGGCTGCTCGGATCTTGGGGACTTGTGCTGATTGCGGCTGTCTGGTTTGGAATGACCTGTAGCTTAGTAATGAGGCAAAGAGAGATGAAGGCTGATCTGGAGGAGATAAAGCGCATGCTAGGGCAATTGACGGAGACAGAACAGCAGCCACGGGGGGCGCGGCGGCAAGTGGAGGTTCCGCCTGTATTGCAGGCGCCCATTCACTGGGGACAGATCGAGGCTCTCTTCACCCTGGATTACAATTGCGATGATAGACGAATCAGCAATGTGAGTCTGATCCCGCTGGTTGGCAATCATTATGTCATGATTCAACTGGCAGACGGCAGGTGGGAGCTGCCTGGCGGCACGCTGGAGCCGGGTGAGCGCTTCATGGCGGCCTTGCAGCGCGAGGCGCAGGAGGAGATTGGCGCAGAGCTGCTGTCCTACAAGGTCTTTGGACAGTTCAATTGCCGTTCGCAGGCACAGACTCCCTATCGTCCTCATATCCCGCACCCGGAATTTGTTAGACTGGTAGGCTATGGAGAAGTTCAGCTAAGTGGAAGCCCGCTGAATCCACCGGATGGAGAGCAGGTATCCTCCGTTGAGCTGGTAGATGTGGAGGAGGCGGTCAGACGGTTTGAAGAGCAGGGTAGGCATGATCTGGCAGCACTCTACAGGCTCGCTGACCGGATAAGGGCGAGCAATCGTTGTTAGTATGTATGTAAATTCTAGACAGGGCAGCCTTGACATCCTTCAGGATGGTAGGGCTGCCTTTTTGTATGCATGGGTTAGGAGAGGTGTCAGTCACTTGAGCCATAACGAGCTAGTGGATAGTTCTGGACAATCCCGCCTGCTCGCTTTATGATAAAGAACGGAATGATTCGATTGAAGTAACTACGGACGGGAAAGGAAGAACAACATGACCATTCAATGGAGTCGAAAATCAGCGGTTGCTCTACTGCTCATCTGGGTAGTATGCGCTGCGTTGATCTCGCCGCTCACTTATCCGGCACGCGCTTATGCGGCCGATGCGAGCAATACGGCCTCCAAGGCGGAGGCCGCTATTGCCCAGGTGAGTGCATACGTATTGAAGCAAAATCAAATTTCCGACTGGCAGGCCATCGGCCTGAGCCGAGCAGGTAAGCCGATTCCGGCTGCATACACCTCTGGCTTCGCGGCTGCTGTAGCCAATGTGTATAACAGCACGCCTGCGCTAACCGACTATGCCCGACTGACATTAGCGGCGGGAGCAATCGGTCTGGATGCAACCAATATCGAGGGTCATAACCTGATCCAAAGCTTATACACAGGACAGAAGCCAGGCGTTGTCAACGGAGCGATCTACGCGTTGCTTGCCTACGATTCTCTGGACTATAAGGTGGCTGATGATGCGAACCTGAGCCGGGCGAAGCTGCTGGAGCAGATCATGGCCAGCCAGGATAGCGATGGTTCCTTTGGCAGCATCGATATGTCGGCGATGGCGCTGACGGCACTATCATCCTACAAGGATCAGCCGGACGCGGCTACGGCAGCAGAGCGAACAGTTGCTTGGCTGAAGAAGGCGTTGCGGACGAGCAGCGAGAGCGTATCGCAACTGATTATCGGCTTGACCGCTTACGGCATCGATCCGACAGATGAGTCATTTGTCCAAAATGGAGCGAATCTGATCGAGCAACTGCTGTCCTATCAGCAGCAGGACGGCAGCTTCGCGCATCTGTCAGGCGGCAACTCCAATGCGCTTGCAACCGAGCAGGCACTGCAGGCATTGGTAGCGTACCAGTTGTTCACAAAGGACGAGGGCGCGCTGTATCGTTATACCGCAACGGAGGCTCCAACAAAGCAGAGCGTTAGCCTGTTTGTCGAGGGGCCGCAAGCGCTGCTTGCGTCTGGAGAGGTGAGCGCCACTACAGCACAGCAGGCGCTGGAGACGCTGCTTCAGCAGCGCTCTATCGCGTACACGCTGTCCAGCGACAACACATTCTTTGTTTCAATTAATAACATTGCCAACGGCTCCTACACCAAGGAAGGCTATCAGGGCTTCAACGGCTGGATGTTTGTCGTGGAACGCTCCGGGCAGCTCATTCTCCCTATGGAGGGGATGAGCACCTTCAAGCTGGAGCAAGGGGACAAGGTCACGGTATACTATGCCGATATGACAGCGCCAGTGGTCAGCTCCTTCACGACCGATCCCGTGCTGCCACAGGATGGGGAGCCGTTCACAGTCAAGGTGCTCGGCAAGGTGCTGGAGTTCGGCACAGACTCGATAGGCACCGAAGCCGAGAAGCCGGTGGCTGGAGCGAAAGTCGAGATCGGATCGGTAGCTGTCACGACGGATGCACAGGGTGTTGCGCAGGTGAAGGGATTGCCTGCTGGGGACTACCCGGTTGTAATCAGTGGCTATGTGGCGGACTGGATGCCGACAGTCGTGCGCAGCACAGCAACGCTCAAGGTGGACGGCCAGGTCGCCGTTACGAGCCAGTACCGGATTGAAGGGCTGGACGGAGAGATTGCCAGCGGGGCAGCGACAGGCAAAAATGCGCTGGAGGCTGTCAAGCAATTGCTGGAGAGCAAGGACATTCCTTATCTCGTCACAAGCTATCCATTCGGCAGCATAATTACATCCATTAATGGGCTGGCGAATGGACAGGTCATCCATGAGTGGGAGGGCTGGAACTTCGCCGTCAAACGCAGTGGAAGCTGGATCATGCCGGATGTCGGTATGGGGGACTTCCAGCCGCAGGAAAACGATCAATTCTTGCTGTACTACGGCGATTACGGCACACCGTTCGTTCAGTCGGCGACGGTTATACCAGCTCAGCCGAAGGCCGGTCAGCCGTTCAAGGTGCTGGTCAGCAAGTGGGCATCATCCTGGAACAACGAGACGAACCAGAGCGAGAGCGTCATTAGTCCGGCTGCCGGAGTGCAGGTTAAAGCCGGCACGCTGACTGCGGTTACCGATGACAGCGGCATCGCCCAGTTCGCGGGTCTGCCTTCGGGCGACAGCTATGCGCTGGTGGTGAGCAGCTACGCCGAGAACAAGCTGCCTAATATTGTGCGCCATGAGTCCTCCTTCAAGGTGAGCACGCTCACAAAGACGACCAATGCATACCGGATCGAAGGGCCGCAGGGCAAGCTCGCATCCGGTGAAGCCACAGCCTTCAGCCCTCTTGAGGGTCTGCTGGCGGTACTGGAGCAAAAGGGACTCTCCTCCGTCGTCAAGGACAGTCAGTATGGCAGCTACATTCAAGCTATTGACGGCTTGTCCGGCGGCACGTATGGCGGCTATGACGGCTGGAGCTTCGCTGTCAAGCGGGGCGGCCAGTGGGATTGGCCAAGCGTAGGCATCGGGGAGTATGACCTGCTCAACAGCGATGAGGTCGTCGTATTCTATGGTGGCGACCAGACGGAGCTGCCGGTTATCGAGGTCAGCCCTTCGCAGCCAGTGGCCGGCTCGTCCTTCACGGTGACGGTCAGCAAGCAGCATTGGGATTGGAATGCTTGGAAGTTTGTAACCAGCAAGGCAGAAGGGGCAACGGTTACGGTCGGCGGCAAGCAGGCGGTAACCAACGCCAATGGCGTTGCTTCATTCAGCGGCCTTGCCAAGGGCAGCTATGTGCTTGAGGTGAAGCACAATGTGGAGCAAGCGCCGCCTGCACTCGTCCGCGCCGAGCAGACACTCGTCATTCAAGAGTCGGGCTCCGGGGGCGTCCAGCCGACGGAGGACAAGGTGACGGTTGCAGTGCAAGGGCATAGCAAGAAGGGAACGATTGTCAGCAGCACATCGGTGAAGCTGGCAGCGAACGATACCGCTTATAGCGTGCTGGCGAGACTGCTGGGCGATAAGGGGATTGCGCACGTAGCGAGCGGCACAGGCGATTCGCTCTACGTGCGCAGCATTGACGGACTCTCCGAAGCATTCTCGGATCGCTATCCTAGCAGTGGCTGGAAATATGCGGTGAACGGAAGCTACCCGAATCAGAGTGCGGGCTCCTACAAGGTGAAGGCGAATGACACCATTTCCTGGTGCTATACGCTGAACGGAACGACCTGTGATCAGACGACGCCGATTGACGGCTCGTACCCATCGACTGGAAGTACCACCGGTACGACGGGTGGGACAGACAATAGCAGCAAGCCAACGACGGTAGCTGAAGGCTTCAAGCAGATCAGCCTGCCTGCAAGCAACCAGCAGCCGCTTGACAAGACATCTGGGACAACGGCAGTGCTCCACGCCTCCCAGCTGATGAGCGCAGTGGAAGCGGAGCAGCTCGCCAAGAAGCTGCAGAGCAACGAAGTGAGCGTCAGCAAGTCATTCAGTCCGAATGTGGAGGCGGTGCTGTCTGACTCGCAGGGAGAAGTGAAGCTGGCTGTGCCAGCAGGCGGCTTGTCGAAGAGCGTGACGATTAGCGTGACCGAGCAGCCAAGCACCCGTCCGGAGCTCGTATCCGGCCTGTATCGCTTCACGCCGGCCGGTACGGTATTCCAGACGCCGGTGACGATTACGATTCAGGTGCCTGTGCACACAAAGCAGCCTGAGCTACTGGTCATGGTATGGCTGAATGAACAGACAGGGCAATGGATTCCGGTGCCAACCGTGGTCGATGTGAAGACAGGCCAGGTGACGGGAAAGACCGATCATTTCACATGGTATGCGGTCGTTGATCGCAGCAAGGTGAGCAGCAAGCCGGCTCATGTGGTGGATGTCTCCACGCAGATCGCGGCTGCCGCACGGTATATTCTGTCTGGCGAGCAGTTGACCGATTGGGAAGCATTCGCGCTGGCCCGTTCAGGTCAGGCGGTGCCAGCATCGTATCTGACGAAGACGGCTCAGCTTGTTGCAGAGCAGCAAGGGAAGTTCAGCAAGGTCACAGAGCTGGAGCGGCTGGCGCTGAGCATTCGGGCTGCAGGTGGCCGCCCTGAGAGCTTTGGCGGCTATAATCTGATCGAAGCGATCTACAACCATGAGAGAATGATGAATCAAGGCCCCAATGGCCCTGCCTTCGCATTGTTGACGCTGGATAGCGGCAGCTATGAGACCAACTCCTCTGCCAAGTGGAGCCGCGACAAGCTGATTGGCGTACTGATCAGCCAGCAGCAAGCCGATGGCGGCTATACATTAAGCGAGGGCAATGACTCGGATGTCGATGTGACCGCGATGGTGCTGACAGCACTTGCGCCGTATCAGAGCCGGGCTGAGGTGAAAGCAGCCATCGACAAAGCATTGCAGTGGTTGGCGAAGCAGCAGCTAGCAAGCGGTGGCTTCCAATCGCTGAAGGATGAGAACAGCGAGAGTGCTGCTCAAGTCATTATTGCGCTGACGGCACTCGGTATGAATCCGAAGGACGGAATGTTCGTGAAGTCCGGCAAAGATGCGCTGGATGCGCTGTTGTCCTATCGCAATAGCGATGGCGGCTTCGCTCATAAGCCGGGCGAGCCGTCCAATGAGATCGCGACGGAGCAGGCGCTGCAGGCGCTCGCAGCTTACCAGCGCTATGTCTCCGGGCAGCCAGGCCTCTATGTGATGACAGAGCAAGATGGCGAAGCGAAGCCTGCTGCGCGATATGTGGACGATGCGAGCATCTCCGCCTGGGCGTCAGCGGCTGTCTACGAGGCGCTGGAGCAGGGCGTGATGAGTGGCGTTAGTGCGAAGGAGCTGCGTTTTGCGCCGCAGCAGGCGATGACTCGCGCCGAATTTGCCGCGTTGCTGATCAAGCTTGGAGGGCATAACACGGCTGCATCTGCAGATATGCAGCCGATCTTCGCAGATGTGCAGCCTGGAAGCTGGTATTATGGAGCGGTGATGAAGGCGAAGGAGCTGGGTTACCTGCAAGGGGTAACGAGCACACGGTTCATGCCGGAGCAGACGATCAGCCGTCAGGAGATGGCGATCATGATTGCTCGCGCATTCAAGCTGCAGCCTTCACAAGCTGCTGCGGCGTTTGCAGATAGCGCTCAGTTCTACCAGGATGCTGAGGCAGCTATCCAGGCGGTCTATGAGCAGGGAATTATGACTGGTTATAATGGACGCTTTGCGCCACGCGAGCAGGTGACCCGCGAGATGGCAGCCGTTGTAGCTGTGAAGCTGGCCAAGCTGGCAAGCTAAATATTACGCAGGCGCTCGGTGATTGACATTGAGCATGAATAGAAGGGCAGCCCCGGATGACAGAGATGTCTGCGGGGCTGCCCTTATTCAATGTTCATCGCTTACTGATCAAGATATCGACAGCCGCTTACCCTTGTGAAGTATCCATGCCGAAGCCGCTACAACGGCCTGTTGGCTTGCCGCTTGGCGATCTCCTCTGTAACCACGAAGGAGAGATCTTCGTTCCCGTACAAGGCAAGCACGCCAAGAAGAGTCTCATCGGGGATCGGTCCAGCCTCCTCCTTGGGCACCGTCTGCTCCAGCGCCTGCTGAAGTCTCGGGTTAGCAGGCTGACTAGGGTAGGCACGGCTATATAGCTCCTTGGGGTCCAGATCCTGATTGACACACCATTGGGCAAACACCAGAATCATCATCTGTTCATCCTGCTGATAGCTTTGGATGATCTGTTGCTCCAACTCTTTACGCGAAGACGACATATAGAGCTAACTCCTTTATAATAGAATAACAAATGAATGGACAGATCGGAGAGAGACCTCATGCCCTTACAAGAAATCACAGAACAGCAGCTACGCCAGCGGCTCCATGCGATGCAGGGAACGGAGGCGGTGCTGTTCTATACGCCGCTATGCGGAACCTGCAAGCTGGCGGAGCGGATGCTGGAGGTTATCCAGGCGACATCCGCGGCGCTGCCGCTGTATAAGCTGAACATTCATTTCGCGCCCGAGCTGCGCAGCGAATGGCAGATTGCCAGTGTCCCCTGTCTGGTCGTACTGGAGCGGCAGGACATTCGAGCTAAGGTCTATGCGCTGCACTCCGTAGACTATATCTATCATTTGCTTAAACAGTCATCTGCTTGGGAGTAGCTGATCCGGTTCTGACGGTGTTCCACCATGGCTGGCCTCAGTTCCAGCCTCGGCTCAGGCCTTAGCTTCTGCTGCTCGGAGGCGTCAGTGCCCGGGCTTGCCGGGTAGACGGAAGATGCGACATTATTCAAACAGCGCGCTAATCGTGTGAATGGCGTTTTTTTTGCTGCTGCCGGCATATCTGCTAATATACTCGTTACTATAGTTGTTTCTATATGCTCCGTGATCGTATGAAGTTTGGCGGTAGCCGAGGGGCTTGGCGGTTGTTGTTATCGTCTTGTGGCGCTGCTCCTGCTCCGCCTGCCATTGGGTGAACGGCTCGTCCATCTCGCGCAGCTCAGCGAGCAGTGCCTCGACGTGCTCACGCGCTAGCCATATCCCCCGGCAGGAGGGACACACGCCATACTGAATTTCGTCTTTTTCCATCTCATGCATAGTCACATTGTCGCACACCGGACAGTTCATCTTGCGTCATCCTCCAACGATGAATGAAGTTATAGGTCTATAATTCTACTTCATTGTACAAAA contains:
- a CDS encoding DUF4430 domain-containing protein; the protein is MTIQWSRKSAVALLLIWVVCAALISPLTYPARAYAADASNTASKAEAAIAQVSAYVLKQNQISDWQAIGLSRAGKPIPAAYTSGFAAAVANVYNSTPALTDYARLTLAAGAIGLDATNIEGHNLIQSLYTGQKPGVVNGAIYALLAYDSLDYKVADDANLSRAKLLEQIMASQDSDGSFGSIDMSAMALTALSSYKDQPDAATAAERTVAWLKKALRTSSESVSQLIIGLTAYGIDPTDESFVQNGANLIEQLLSYQQQDGSFAHLSGGNSNALATEQALQALVAYQLFTKDEGALYRYTATEAPTKQSVSLFVEGPQALLASGEVSATTAQQALETLLQQRSIAYTLSSDNTFFVSINNIANGSYTKEGYQGFNGWMFVVERSGQLILPMEGMSTFKLEQGDKVTVYYADMTAPVVSSFTTDPVLPQDGEPFTVKVLGKVLEFGTDSIGTEAEKPVAGAKVEIGSVAVTTDAQGVAQVKGLPAGDYPVVISGYVADWMPTVVRSTATLKVDGQVAVTSQYRIEGLDGEIASGAATGKNALEAVKQLLESKDIPYLVTSYPFGSIITSINGLANGQVIHEWEGWNFAVKRSGSWIMPDVGMGDFQPQENDQFLLYYGDYGTPFVQSATVIPAQPKAGQPFKVLVSKWASSWNNETNQSESVISPAAGVQVKAGTLTAVTDDSGIAQFAGLPSGDSYALVVSSYAENKLPNIVRHESSFKVSTLTKTTNAYRIEGPQGKLASGEATAFSPLEGLLAVLEQKGLSSVVKDSQYGSYIQAIDGLSGGTYGGYDGWSFAVKRGGQWDWPSVGIGEYDLLNSDEVVVFYGGDQTELPVIEVSPSQPVAGSSFTVTVSKQHWDWNAWKFVTSKAEGATVTVGGKQAVTNANGVASFSGLAKGSYVLEVKHNVEQAPPALVRAEQTLVIQESGSGGVQPTEDKVTVAVQGHSKKGTIVSSTSVKLAANDTAYSVLARLLGDKGIAHVASGTGDSLYVRSIDGLSEAFSDRYPSSGWKYAVNGSYPNQSAGSYKVKANDTISWCYTLNGTTCDQTTPIDGSYPSTGSTTGTTGGTDNSSKPTTVAEGFKQISLPASNQQPLDKTSGTTAVLHASQLMSAVEAEQLAKKLQSNEVSVSKSFSPNVEAVLSDSQGEVKLAVPAGGLSKSVTISVTEQPSTRPELVSGLYRFTPAGTVFQTPVTITIQVPVHTKQPELLVMVWLNEQTGQWIPVPTVVDVKTGQVTGKTDHFTWYAVVDRSKVSSKPAHVVDVSTQIAAAARYILSGEQLTDWEAFALARSGQAVPASYLTKTAQLVAEQQGKFSKVTELERLALSIRAAGGRPESFGGYNLIEAIYNHERMMNQGPNGPAFALLTLDSGSYETNSSAKWSRDKLIGVLISQQQADGGYTLSEGNDSDVDVTAMVLTALAPYQSRAEVKAAIDKALQWLAKQQLASGGFQSLKDENSESAAQVIIALTALGMNPKDGMFVKSGKDALDALLSYRNSDGGFAHKPGEPSNEIATEQALQALAAYQRYVSGQPGLYVMTEQDGEAKPAARYVDDASISAWASAAVYEALEQGVMSGVSAKELRFAPQQAMTRAEFAALLIKLGGHNTAASADMQPIFADVQPGSWYYGAVMKAKELGYLQGVTSTRFMPEQTISRQEMAIMIARAFKLQPSQAAAAFADSAQFYQDAEAAIQAVYEQGIMTGYNGRFAPREQVTREMAAVVAVKLAKLAS
- a CDS encoding NUDIX hydrolase → MTVVGAIAAIIGSLLLIWLLGSWGLVLIAAVWFGMTCSLVMRQREMKADLEEIKRMLGQLTETEQQPRGARRQVEVPPVLQAPIHWGQIEALFTLDYNCDDRRISNVSLIPLVGNHYVMIQLADGRWELPGGTLEPGERFMAALQREAQEEIGAELLSYKVFGQFNCRSQAQTPYRPHIPHPEFVRLVGYGEVQLSGSPLNPPDGEQVSSVELVDVEEAVRRFEEQGRHDLAALYRLADRIRASNRC
- a CDS encoding DedA family protein, which produces MENLQEFITQYGYIAIFLLLSLGIIGLPIPDEVLMTFVGYLCSRGVLLYSVAVLVAFLGAMFGMSFSYFVGKKLGKPLLWKYGKWLKLTPKRLAKVEGWFQKYGIWTVVFGYYVPGVRHLTCYLAGVTGIETRKYLLFAGFGAIIWCTVFITVGYYIGTIDFMKAR
- a CDS encoding TFIIB-type zinc ribbon-containing protein; protein product: MNCPVCDNVTMHEMEKDEIQYGVCPSCRGIWLAREHVEALLAELREMDEPFTQWQAEQEQRHKTITTTAKPLGYRQTSYDHGAYRNNYSNEYISRYAGSSKKNAIHTISALFE
- a CDS encoding thioredoxin family protein, with product MPLQEITEQQLRQRLHAMQGTEAVLFYTPLCGTCKLAERMLEVIQATSAALPLYKLNIHFAPELRSEWQIASVPCLVVLERQDIRAKVYALHSVDYIYHLLKQSSAWE